Within Gammaproteobacteria bacterium, the genomic segment AGACACACCATCACCCGGTCACCGGTCTGGATCATGTTGTAGTCGGCGATGGCTTTGCCGGTGTAGTGAAGCAGCTTTTTCTCCAGCTTGGCGGTGTTCATCGTGCTGTTGTGTCTGGCTGTTGGGGCGGGGCATTGTACGTCAGAACCGGGGCGTCTGTCTGTTTCGCCGCTCCGGCGTGTGGGGTAAACTGAAGTCCCCGCTGAACGAGGGCTCATGCCATGAGCGTTCCTGACCCGAATATCCGTTTCACGTACGAAGATTACCGTTCCCTGTGTGACGCCGCGGACCAGCGCTACGAACTCATGGATGGAGAGATCGTGATGGTTCCCGCTCCTACCACCAGACACCAGCGCGTCTCGCGTGAGCTCGAATACCTCATTTTGAACCACGTCAAAAAGCATGATCTGGGGGAGGTGTTCGATGCCCCGGTGGATGTCGTGTTGGGAAAAGGTAAGGATCGCCAGGTAGTGCAGCCCGATATCGTGTTCGTTGCCAAAGAACGGGCCGGCATCGTCGCCGAAGCGGCCATTGAAGGCGCGCCGGACCTGGTGGTGGAGATTCTTTCCCCCAGCACGGAAGAGTGGGACCGCCGCTACAAAAAGGCTGTCTACGCCCGCTACGGTGTGCGCGAATATTGGCTGGTGGCGCCGGACACCGAAACCATCGAGGTGTATGTTTTGGAACAAGACGCTTTGATGCCCTCGGGCGTGTTTGCCGAACATGAACCGGTGGTATCGCGCCTGTGGCCC encodes:
- a CDS encoding Uma2 family endonuclease, whose translation is MSVPDPNIRFTYEDYRSLCDAADQRYELMDGEIVMVPAPTTRHQRVSRELEYLILNHVKKHDLGEVFDAPVDVVLGKGKDRQVVQPDIVFVAKERAGIVAEAAIEGAPDLVVEILSPSTEEWDRRYKKAVYARYGVREYWLVAPDTETIEVYVLEQDALMPSGVFAEHEPVVSRLWPDLALDPKEIF